Proteins from a single region of Engystomops pustulosus chromosome 5, aEngPut4.maternal, whole genome shotgun sequence:
- the LOC140132809 gene encoding uncharacterized protein isoform X1 produces the protein MSTQPRLLVPYGLKTLLEGLSRAVVRAQPADITHFAMFYFAQLLQYRQENPSMDFKNLVQEFQHRQETSQIQFDQAESPKSGIPYTPDLKTNERSEKEQRPLEQDPCKAMAEAMSASPDGALKYSTLHRNISNPLVGAGGVHSHIDPNQSSSSPAAAESKVSQLQEQTSLGAEVSSGKSVDEVSSKKQLSPTSTLKTKVFNNGTIPKMSNDQAVYVTEEQDPAVEYPVSPSVSDLIPVRIISKTRNVTNLPVDVHGVVSFISQQPADQAHSSSPGSAIHSDQEYRESQMPQKKRSRPTENQQRTGGIQSTNLYRIHISVDKQGSEDHYEPAYIPGKGGSMVHIVTAVPTQKTGPRAVSETPSVYYKAATMLTSHENIQSPVLCRHRSQDPMQYRSVSVSSRPASSRQWLGQKTSPLQQPTYTYREAESPKNLRSPEAVNKQEHSDASTQSSASDIDLVCSGSVRENLIGSPGESDQADMRTSVNSEQPTSQTQKYMQRTSKVQPMLITSPTTSMTSDEAKRVLTSPPYIFVGSSECKNGQATMPASFPRNQTNTGNRMQNFHRDPVYISVEEPVDQVESMSATLSATHLAETRSIASFAEDGNTIAVAVTATRCPSIIHGPENENSMASPDDEGCIKPFKTEDTIA, from the exons ATGTCAACACAACCGAGACTGCTAGTACCATATGGCTTAAAAACACTACTGGAGGGCCTAAGCCGTGCTGTGGTGAGAGCCCAACCCGCTGACATCACCCACTTTGCCATGTTCTACTTTGCGCAGCTACTACAGTACAGACAGG aAAACCCTTCCATGGACTTTAAGAACCTTGTACAAGAATTTCAGCACAGACAAG AGACTTCACAAATACAATTTGACCAAGCTGAAAGTCCAAAATCAGGAATCCCATACACTCCTGATCTAAAAACCAATGAAAGATCTGAAAAAGAGCAACGTCCATTGGAACAAGATCCATGTAAAGCAATGGCAGAGGCCATGTCTGCTTCACCGGATGGAGCACTAAAATATTCAACGTTGCACAGGAATATATCAAACCCATTAGTCGGTGCAGGAGGTGTGCATAGTCACATAGATCCTAACCAAAGCTCTTCAAGTCCAGCTGCAGCAGAGAGTAAAGTTAGCCAGTTGCAGGAGCAGACAAGTTTGGGGGCAGAGGTCTCTTCAGGAAAAAGTGTAGATGAAGTATCATCCAAAAAACAGTTGTCACCAACCAGTACCCTGAAGACTAAAGTATTTAATAATGGAACAATCCCAAAAATGTCAAATGACCAAGCTGTTTATGTGACAGAAGAGCAAGATCCTGCCGTAGAGTATCCAGTTTCTCCTAGTGTTTCTGATCTTATTCCTGTAAGAATCATTTCAAAGACAAGAAATGTTACAAACCTCCCGGTGGATGTACACGGAGTTGTTTCCTTTATATCCCAGCAACCAGCAGACCAAGCACATTCATCTTCTCCAGGTTCAGCTATCCATTCAGATCAAGAGTACAGAGAGTCTCAGATGCCACAAAAGAAGAGGTCTAGACCTACAGAAAACCAACAAAGAACAGGCGGAATACAATCAACTAACCTTTACCGTATTCACATATCCGTGGATAAACAAGGAAGTGAGGATCACTATGAGCCAGCCTATATCCCTGGTAAAGGTGGTTCTATGGTTCACATAGTTACTGCCGTCCCCACCCAAAAAACTGGTCCTAGAGCCGTCTCTGAAACACCATCTGTATATTATAAAGCAGCCACAATGCTCACCTCACATGAAAATATCCAATCCCCAGTACTCTGTAGACATCGATCACAGGATCCAATGCAGTATAGATCCGTTTCTGTTTCATCACGTCCTGCGAGCAGCCGGCAGTGGTTAGGTCAAAAGACTTCACCTCTTCAGCAACCAACATACACTTATAGAGAGGCTGAAAGTCCCAAAAATCTCAGAAGTCCAGAAGCAGTCAACAAGCAAGAACATTCAGATGCTTCCACTCAGTCATCGGCTTCAGATATAGATCTTGTTTGCTCTGGTTCAGTGCGGGAGAACTTAATAGGAAGTCCAG GTGAAAGTGATCAAGCAGATATGCGGACATCAGTGAATTCAGAACAACCAACAAGCCAAACACAGAAATACATGCAACGTACATCCAAGGTACAGCCCATGCTGATCACCTCTCCAACAACATCTATGACGTCTGATGAAGCCAAAAGAGTTCTAACTTCTCCTCCATACATTTTCGTTGGCTCCAGTGAATGTAAAAATGGACAGGCCACAATGCCTGCTTCGTTTCCTAGAAATCAGACCAATACAGGAAATCGAATGCAGAACTTCCACCGTGATCCCGTGTATATCTCAGTAGAGGAACCAGTGGACCAGGTGGAAAGTATGAGTGCCACACTATCTGCCACTCATCTTGCCGAGACAAGATCAATCGCTTCATTTGCTGAAGATGGGAATACGATTGCTGTAGCAGTTACTGCCACAAGGTGTCCATCCATCATACATGGGCCTGAGAACGAGAACTCAATGGCATCTCCGGATGATGAAGGCTGCATCAAACCATTCAAGACTGAAGATACCATAGCATAG
- the LOC140132809 gene encoding uncharacterized protein isoform X2 translates to MAAVYETSQIQFDQAESPKSGIPYTPDLKTNERSEKEQRPLEQDPCKAMAEAMSASPDGALKYSTLHRNISNPLVGAGGVHSHIDPNQSSSSPAAAESKVSQLQEQTSLGAEVSSGKSVDEVSSKKQLSPTSTLKTKVFNNGTIPKMSNDQAVYVTEEQDPAVEYPVSPSVSDLIPVRIISKTRNVTNLPVDVHGVVSFISQQPADQAHSSSPGSAIHSDQEYRESQMPQKKRSRPTENQQRTGGIQSTNLYRIHISVDKQGSEDHYEPAYIPGKGGSMVHIVTAVPTQKTGPRAVSETPSVYYKAATMLTSHENIQSPVLCRHRSQDPMQYRSVSVSSRPASSRQWLGQKTSPLQQPTYTYREAESPKNLRSPEAVNKQEHSDASTQSSASDIDLVCSGSVRENLIGSPGESDQADMRTSVNSEQPTSQTQKYMQRTSKVQPMLITSPTTSMTSDEAKRVLTSPPYIFVGSSECKNGQATMPASFPRNQTNTGNRMQNFHRDPVYISVEEPVDQVESMSATLSATHLAETRSIASFAEDGNTIAVAVTATRCPSIIHGPENENSMASPDDEGCIKPFKTEDTIA, encoded by the exons atggctgctgtgtatg AGACTTCACAAATACAATTTGACCAAGCTGAAAGTCCAAAATCAGGAATCCCATACACTCCTGATCTAAAAACCAATGAAAGATCTGAAAAAGAGCAACGTCCATTGGAACAAGATCCATGTAAAGCAATGGCAGAGGCCATGTCTGCTTCACCGGATGGAGCACTAAAATATTCAACGTTGCACAGGAATATATCAAACCCATTAGTCGGTGCAGGAGGTGTGCATAGTCACATAGATCCTAACCAAAGCTCTTCAAGTCCAGCTGCAGCAGAGAGTAAAGTTAGCCAGTTGCAGGAGCAGACAAGTTTGGGGGCAGAGGTCTCTTCAGGAAAAAGTGTAGATGAAGTATCATCCAAAAAACAGTTGTCACCAACCAGTACCCTGAAGACTAAAGTATTTAATAATGGAACAATCCCAAAAATGTCAAATGACCAAGCTGTTTATGTGACAGAAGAGCAAGATCCTGCCGTAGAGTATCCAGTTTCTCCTAGTGTTTCTGATCTTATTCCTGTAAGAATCATTTCAAAGACAAGAAATGTTACAAACCTCCCGGTGGATGTACACGGAGTTGTTTCCTTTATATCCCAGCAACCAGCAGACCAAGCACATTCATCTTCTCCAGGTTCAGCTATCCATTCAGATCAAGAGTACAGAGAGTCTCAGATGCCACAAAAGAAGAGGTCTAGACCTACAGAAAACCAACAAAGAACAGGCGGAATACAATCAACTAACCTTTACCGTATTCACATATCCGTGGATAAACAAGGAAGTGAGGATCACTATGAGCCAGCCTATATCCCTGGTAAAGGTGGTTCTATGGTTCACATAGTTACTGCCGTCCCCACCCAAAAAACTGGTCCTAGAGCCGTCTCTGAAACACCATCTGTATATTATAAAGCAGCCACAATGCTCACCTCACATGAAAATATCCAATCCCCAGTACTCTGTAGACATCGATCACAGGATCCAATGCAGTATAGATCCGTTTCTGTTTCATCACGTCCTGCGAGCAGCCGGCAGTGGTTAGGTCAAAAGACTTCACCTCTTCAGCAACCAACATACACTTATAGAGAGGCTGAAAGTCCCAAAAATCTCAGAAGTCCAGAAGCAGTCAACAAGCAAGAACATTCAGATGCTTCCACTCAGTCATCGGCTTCAGATATAGATCTTGTTTGCTCTGGTTCAGTGCGGGAGAACTTAATAGGAAGTCCAG GTGAAAGTGATCAAGCAGATATGCGGACATCAGTGAATTCAGAACAACCAACAAGCCAAACACAGAAATACATGCAACGTACATCCAAGGTACAGCCCATGCTGATCACCTCTCCAACAACATCTATGACGTCTGATGAAGCCAAAAGAGTTCTAACTTCTCCTCCATACATTTTCGTTGGCTCCAGTGAATGTAAAAATGGACAGGCCACAATGCCTGCTTCGTTTCCTAGAAATCAGACCAATACAGGAAATCGAATGCAGAACTTCCACCGTGATCCCGTGTATATCTCAGTAGAGGAACCAGTGGACCAGGTGGAAAGTATGAGTGCCACACTATCTGCCACTCATCTTGCCGAGACAAGATCAATCGCTTCATTTGCTGAAGATGGGAATACGATTGCTGTAGCAGTTACTGCCACAAGGTGTCCATCCATCATACATGGGCCTGAGAACGAGAACTCAATGGCATCTCCGGATGATGAAGGCTGCATCAAACCATTCAAGACTGAAGATACCATAGCATAG
- the LOC140132812 gene encoding uncharacterized protein isoform X1: MSTQRRLLVPYGLKILLEGLSRAVVRAQPADITHFAMFYFAELLQYRQENPSMDFKNLVQEFQHRQETSQIQFDQAESPKSGIPFTPDLKTNVRSEKEQRPLEKDPCKAMAEAMSASPDGALKYSTFHRNISNPLVGAGSVHSHIDPNQSSSSPAAAESKVSQLQEQTSLGAEVSSGKSVDEVSSKKQLSPTRTLKTKVFNNRTFPKMSNDQAVYVTEEQDPAIEYPVSPSVSDLIPVRIISKTRNVSNLPVDVHGVVSFISQQPPDQAHSSSPGSTIHSDQPYIESQMPQKKRSGPTENQQRTGGIQSTNLYRIHISVDKQGSEDHYEPAYIPGKGGSMVHIVTAVPTQKTGSRVVSETPSVYYKAATMFTSHENIQSPVFCRHRSQKPMQYRSVSASSQHASSRQWLGQKTSPLQQPTYTYRETESPKNLRSPEAVNKQEHSDASTQSSASDIDLVCFGSVLENLIGSPGESDQSDMRTSVNSEQTTSQTQKYMQRTSKVQPMLITSPTTSMTSDEAKRVLTSPPYIFVGSSECKNGQATMPASFPRNQTNTGNRMQNFHRDPVYISVEEPVDQVESMSATLSATHLAETRSIASFAEDGNTIAVAVTATRCPSVIHGPESENSMASPDDEGCIKPFKTEDTIA; the protein is encoded by the exons atgtcaaCACAACGGAGACTGCTAGTACCATATGGCTTAAAAATACTACTGGAGGGCCTAAGCCGTGCTGTGGTGAGAGCCCAACCTGCTGACATCACCCACTTTGCCATGTTCTACTTTGCGGAGCTACTGCAGTACAGACAGG aAAACCCTTCCATGGACTTTAAGAACCTTGTACAAGAATTTCAGCACAGACAAG AGACTTCACAAATACAATTTGACCAAGCTGAAAGTCCAAAATCAGGAATCCCATTCACTCCTGATCTAAAAACCAATGTAAGATCTGAAAAAGAGCAACGTCCATTGGAAAAAGATCCATGTAAAGCAATGGCAGAGGCCATGTCTGCTTCACCGGATGGAGCACTAAAATATTCAACGTTTCACAGGAATATATCAAACCCATTAGTCGGTGCAGGAAGTGTGCATAGTCACATAGATCCTAACCAAAGCTCTTCAAGTCCAGCTGCAGCAGAGAGTAAAGTTAGCCAGTTGCAGGAGCAGACAAGTTTGGGGGCAGAGGTCTCTTCAGGAAAAAGTGTAGATGAAGTATCATCCAAAAAACAGTTGTCACCAACTCGTACCCTGAAGACTAAAGTATTTAACAATAGAACATTCCCAAAAATGTCAAATGACCAAGCTGTTTATGTGACAGAAGAGCAAGATCCTGCCATAGAGTATCCAGTTTCTCCTAGTGTTTCTGATCTTATTCCTGTAAGAATCATTTCAAAGACAAGAAATGTTTCAAACCTCCCGGTGGATGTACACGGAGTTGTTTCCTTTATATCCCAGCAACCACCAGACCAAGCACATTCATCTTCTCCAGGTTCAACTATCCATTCAGATCAACCGTACATAGAGTCTCAGATGCCACAAAAGAAGAGGTCTGGACCTACAGAAAACCAACAAAGAACAGGCGGAATACAATCAACTAACCTTTACCGTATTCACATATCCGTGGATAAACAAGGAAGTGAGGATCACTATGAGCCAGCCTATATCCCTGGTAAAGGTGGTTCTATGGTTCACATAGTTACTGCCGTCCCCACCCAAAAAACTGGTTCTAGAGTGGTCTCTGAAACACCATCTGTATATTATAAAGCAGCCACAATGTTCACCTCACATGAGAATATCCAATCCCCAGTATTCTGTAGACATCGATCACAGAAGCCAATGCAGTATAGATCCGTTTCTGCTTCCTCACAACATGCAAGCAGCCGGCAGTGGTTAGGTCAAAAGACTTCACCTCTTCAGCAACCAACATACACTTATAGAGAGACTGAAAGTCCCAAAAATCTCAGAAGTCCAGAAGCAGTCAACAAGCAAGAACATTCAGATGCTTCCACTCAGTCATCAGCTTCAGATATAGATCTTGTTTGCTTTGGTTCAGTGCTGGAGAACTTGATAGGAAGTCCAG GTGAAAGTGATCAATCAGATATGCGGACATCAGTGAATTCAGAACAAACAACAAGCCAAACACAGAAATACATGCAACGTACATCCAAGGTACAGCCCATGCTGATCACCTCTCCAACAACATCTATGACGTCTGATGAAGCCAAACGAGTTCTAACTTCTCCTCCATACATTTTCGTTGGCTCCAGTGAATGTAAAAATGGACAGGCCACAATGCCTGCTTCGTTTCCTAGAAATCAGACCAATACAGGAAATCGAATGCAGAACTTCCACCGTGATCCCGTGTATATCTCAGTAGAGGAACCAGTGGACCAGGTGGAAAGTATGAGTGCCACACTATCTGCCACTCATCTTGCCGAGACAAGATCGATCGCTTCATTTGCTGAAGATGGGAATACGATTGCTGTAGCAGTTACTGCCACAAGGTGTCCATCCGTCATACATGGGCCTGAGAGCGAGAACTCAATGGCATCTCCGGATGATGAAGGCTGCATCAAACCATTCAAGACTGAAGATACCATAGCATAG
- the LOC140132812 gene encoding uncharacterized protein isoform X2 has translation MDFKNLVQEFQHRQETSQIQFDQAESPKSGIPFTPDLKTNVRSEKEQRPLEKDPCKAMAEAMSASPDGALKYSTFHRNISNPLVGAGSVHSHIDPNQSSSSPAAAESKVSQLQEQTSLGAEVSSGKSVDEVSSKKQLSPTRTLKTKVFNNRTFPKMSNDQAVYVTEEQDPAIEYPVSPSVSDLIPVRIISKTRNVSNLPVDVHGVVSFISQQPPDQAHSSSPGSTIHSDQPYIESQMPQKKRSGPTENQQRTGGIQSTNLYRIHISVDKQGSEDHYEPAYIPGKGGSMVHIVTAVPTQKTGSRVVSETPSVYYKAATMFTSHENIQSPVFCRHRSQKPMQYRSVSASSQHASSRQWLGQKTSPLQQPTYTYRETESPKNLRSPEAVNKQEHSDASTQSSASDIDLVCFGSVLENLIGSPGESDQSDMRTSVNSEQTTSQTQKYMQRTSKVQPMLITSPTTSMTSDEAKRVLTSPPYIFVGSSECKNGQATMPASFPRNQTNTGNRMQNFHRDPVYISVEEPVDQVESMSATLSATHLAETRSIASFAEDGNTIAVAVTATRCPSVIHGPESENSMASPDDEGCIKPFKTEDTIA, from the exons ATGGACTTTAAGAACCTTGTACAAGAATTTCAGCACAGACAAG AGACTTCACAAATACAATTTGACCAAGCTGAAAGTCCAAAATCAGGAATCCCATTCACTCCTGATCTAAAAACCAATGTAAGATCTGAAAAAGAGCAACGTCCATTGGAAAAAGATCCATGTAAAGCAATGGCAGAGGCCATGTCTGCTTCACCGGATGGAGCACTAAAATATTCAACGTTTCACAGGAATATATCAAACCCATTAGTCGGTGCAGGAAGTGTGCATAGTCACATAGATCCTAACCAAAGCTCTTCAAGTCCAGCTGCAGCAGAGAGTAAAGTTAGCCAGTTGCAGGAGCAGACAAGTTTGGGGGCAGAGGTCTCTTCAGGAAAAAGTGTAGATGAAGTATCATCCAAAAAACAGTTGTCACCAACTCGTACCCTGAAGACTAAAGTATTTAACAATAGAACATTCCCAAAAATGTCAAATGACCAAGCTGTTTATGTGACAGAAGAGCAAGATCCTGCCATAGAGTATCCAGTTTCTCCTAGTGTTTCTGATCTTATTCCTGTAAGAATCATTTCAAAGACAAGAAATGTTTCAAACCTCCCGGTGGATGTACACGGAGTTGTTTCCTTTATATCCCAGCAACCACCAGACCAAGCACATTCATCTTCTCCAGGTTCAACTATCCATTCAGATCAACCGTACATAGAGTCTCAGATGCCACAAAAGAAGAGGTCTGGACCTACAGAAAACCAACAAAGAACAGGCGGAATACAATCAACTAACCTTTACCGTATTCACATATCCGTGGATAAACAAGGAAGTGAGGATCACTATGAGCCAGCCTATATCCCTGGTAAAGGTGGTTCTATGGTTCACATAGTTACTGCCGTCCCCACCCAAAAAACTGGTTCTAGAGTGGTCTCTGAAACACCATCTGTATATTATAAAGCAGCCACAATGTTCACCTCACATGAGAATATCCAATCCCCAGTATTCTGTAGACATCGATCACAGAAGCCAATGCAGTATAGATCCGTTTCTGCTTCCTCACAACATGCAAGCAGCCGGCAGTGGTTAGGTCAAAAGACTTCACCTCTTCAGCAACCAACATACACTTATAGAGAGACTGAAAGTCCCAAAAATCTCAGAAGTCCAGAAGCAGTCAACAAGCAAGAACATTCAGATGCTTCCACTCAGTCATCAGCTTCAGATATAGATCTTGTTTGCTTTGGTTCAGTGCTGGAGAACTTGATAGGAAGTCCAG GTGAAAGTGATCAATCAGATATGCGGACATCAGTGAATTCAGAACAAACAACAAGCCAAACACAGAAATACATGCAACGTACATCCAAGGTACAGCCCATGCTGATCACCTCTCCAACAACATCTATGACGTCTGATGAAGCCAAACGAGTTCTAACTTCTCCTCCATACATTTTCGTTGGCTCCAGTGAATGTAAAAATGGACAGGCCACAATGCCTGCTTCGTTTCCTAGAAATCAGACCAATACAGGAAATCGAATGCAGAACTTCCACCGTGATCCCGTGTATATCTCAGTAGAGGAACCAGTGGACCAGGTGGAAAGTATGAGTGCCACACTATCTGCCACTCATCTTGCCGAGACAAGATCGATCGCTTCATTTGCTGAAGATGGGAATACGATTGCTGTAGCAGTTACTGCCACAAGGTGTCCATCCGTCATACATGGGCCTGAGAGCGAGAACTCAATGGCATCTCCGGATGATGAAGGCTGCATCAAACCATTCAAGACTGAAGATACCATAGCATAG
- the LOC140132812 gene encoding uncharacterized protein isoform X3, with protein MAAVYETSQIQFDQAESPKSGIPFTPDLKTNVRSEKEQRPLEKDPCKAMAEAMSASPDGALKYSTFHRNISNPLVGAGSVHSHIDPNQSSSSPAAAESKVSQLQEQTSLGAEVSSGKSVDEVSSKKQLSPTRTLKTKVFNNRTFPKMSNDQAVYVTEEQDPAIEYPVSPSVSDLIPVRIISKTRNVSNLPVDVHGVVSFISQQPPDQAHSSSPGSTIHSDQPYIESQMPQKKRSGPTENQQRTGGIQSTNLYRIHISVDKQGSEDHYEPAYIPGKGGSMVHIVTAVPTQKTGSRVVSETPSVYYKAATMFTSHENIQSPVFCRHRSQKPMQYRSVSASSQHASSRQWLGQKTSPLQQPTYTYRETESPKNLRSPEAVNKQEHSDASTQSSASDIDLVCFGSVLENLIGSPGESDQSDMRTSVNSEQTTSQTQKYMQRTSKVQPMLITSPTTSMTSDEAKRVLTSPPYIFVGSSECKNGQATMPASFPRNQTNTGNRMQNFHRDPVYISVEEPVDQVESMSATLSATHLAETRSIASFAEDGNTIAVAVTATRCPSVIHGPESENSMASPDDEGCIKPFKTEDTIA; from the exons atggctgctgtgtatg AGACTTCACAAATACAATTTGACCAAGCTGAAAGTCCAAAATCAGGAATCCCATTCACTCCTGATCTAAAAACCAATGTAAGATCTGAAAAAGAGCAACGTCCATTGGAAAAAGATCCATGTAAAGCAATGGCAGAGGCCATGTCTGCTTCACCGGATGGAGCACTAAAATATTCAACGTTTCACAGGAATATATCAAACCCATTAGTCGGTGCAGGAAGTGTGCATAGTCACATAGATCCTAACCAAAGCTCTTCAAGTCCAGCTGCAGCAGAGAGTAAAGTTAGCCAGTTGCAGGAGCAGACAAGTTTGGGGGCAGAGGTCTCTTCAGGAAAAAGTGTAGATGAAGTATCATCCAAAAAACAGTTGTCACCAACTCGTACCCTGAAGACTAAAGTATTTAACAATAGAACATTCCCAAAAATGTCAAATGACCAAGCTGTTTATGTGACAGAAGAGCAAGATCCTGCCATAGAGTATCCAGTTTCTCCTAGTGTTTCTGATCTTATTCCTGTAAGAATCATTTCAAAGACAAGAAATGTTTCAAACCTCCCGGTGGATGTACACGGAGTTGTTTCCTTTATATCCCAGCAACCACCAGACCAAGCACATTCATCTTCTCCAGGTTCAACTATCCATTCAGATCAACCGTACATAGAGTCTCAGATGCCACAAAAGAAGAGGTCTGGACCTACAGAAAACCAACAAAGAACAGGCGGAATACAATCAACTAACCTTTACCGTATTCACATATCCGTGGATAAACAAGGAAGTGAGGATCACTATGAGCCAGCCTATATCCCTGGTAAAGGTGGTTCTATGGTTCACATAGTTACTGCCGTCCCCACCCAAAAAACTGGTTCTAGAGTGGTCTCTGAAACACCATCTGTATATTATAAAGCAGCCACAATGTTCACCTCACATGAGAATATCCAATCCCCAGTATTCTGTAGACATCGATCACAGAAGCCAATGCAGTATAGATCCGTTTCTGCTTCCTCACAACATGCAAGCAGCCGGCAGTGGTTAGGTCAAAAGACTTCACCTCTTCAGCAACCAACATACACTTATAGAGAGACTGAAAGTCCCAAAAATCTCAGAAGTCCAGAAGCAGTCAACAAGCAAGAACATTCAGATGCTTCCACTCAGTCATCAGCTTCAGATATAGATCTTGTTTGCTTTGGTTCAGTGCTGGAGAACTTGATAGGAAGTCCAG GTGAAAGTGATCAATCAGATATGCGGACATCAGTGAATTCAGAACAAACAACAAGCCAAACACAGAAATACATGCAACGTACATCCAAGGTACAGCCCATGCTGATCACCTCTCCAACAACATCTATGACGTCTGATGAAGCCAAACGAGTTCTAACTTCTCCTCCATACATTTTCGTTGGCTCCAGTGAATGTAAAAATGGACAGGCCACAATGCCTGCTTCGTTTCCTAGAAATCAGACCAATACAGGAAATCGAATGCAGAACTTCCACCGTGATCCCGTGTATATCTCAGTAGAGGAACCAGTGGACCAGGTGGAAAGTATGAGTGCCACACTATCTGCCACTCATCTTGCCGAGACAAGATCGATCGCTTCATTTGCTGAAGATGGGAATACGATTGCTGTAGCAGTTACTGCCACAAGGTGTCCATCCGTCATACATGGGCCTGAGAGCGAGAACTCAATGGCATCTCCGGATGATGAAGGCTGCATCAAACCATTCAAGACTGAAGATACCATAGCATAG